From a single Gemmatimonadaceae bacterium genomic region:
- a CDS encoding potassium-transporting ATPase subunit F, translating into MPLTDIIAALVVLALLAYLIHALLAPERLG; encoded by the coding sequence ATGCCGCTGACCGACATCATCGCCGCGCTGGTCGTCCTCGCGCTGCTGGCCTACCTGATCCATGCGCTGCTGGCGCCGGAGCGCCTCGGATGA